Proteins from one Mycteria americana isolate JAX WOST 10 ecotype Jacksonville Zoo and Gardens chromosome 1, USCA_MyAme_1.0, whole genome shotgun sequence genomic window:
- the TCEANC gene encoding transcription elongation factor A N-terminal and central domain-containing protein isoform X2, translating to MTIDYLQGTEVAKAVYRVLKSCPSVELKKKAKQLLSRWKALYKNNCGQSMQVKKSVSVYVEEEIEHLGVVPKGQSLSEGPCQQEALDATSSKILVPSQTVKNVVRNDIEGSMNQLSSFEEQHADNEDSKPLVNEASLQQDPMRALRCKCTDLLYKALTGSARDKEETDKWLELSKQIEEHIFALHAKNDKKYKNCIRSKISNLKNPKNCHLKHNLFSGALSPKAFAEMTVMEMASDELKQLRALYTESSVQEHQLPQVINGTQTNKIKCRRCEKFNCTVTMIARGTLFLPGWMRNTNPDEQMLTYVICNECGEQWYHSRWICL from the coding sequence ATGACTATAGACTATCTTCAGGGAACAGAAGTTGCCAAGGCTGTATACAGAGTACTCAAGAGCTGCCCTTCAGTAGagttgaaaaagaaagcaaagcagttaTTATCAAGGTGGAAAGCACTTTACAAGAATAACTGTGGTCAGTCAATGCAAGTTAAAAAGTCAGTTTCTGTGTATGTGGAAGAGGAAATTGAACATCTCGGTGTGGTTCCTAAAGGGCAGTCGCTGTCTGAAGGACCATGTCAGCAGGAGGCATTAGATGCTACTAGTTCTAAAATTTTGGTCCCATCgcaaactgttaaaaatgtgGTACGTAACGACATAGAAGGCAGCATGAATCAGCTTTCTTCATTTGAGGAACAACATGCTGATAATGAAGATTCTAAACCTCTTGTTAATGAAGCAAGTCTGCAGCAGGATCCGATGAGAGCTCTGAGGTGTAAATGTACGGATCTTCTTTATAAAGCTTTGACTGGTTCTGCCAGAGACAAAGAAGAAACTGATAAATGGCTAGAGCTATCTAAACAAATTGAAGAACATATTTTTGCTCTTCATgctaaaaatgacaaaaagtataaaaattgCATCAGAAGCAAAATCTCTAACCTGAAGAACCCTAAAAATTGCCACTTAAAACATAACCTTTTTTCAGGGGCATTGAGTCCAAAGGCTTTTGCTGAGATGACGGTGATGGAAATGGCCAGTGATGAACTGAAACAGCTCAGGGCTCTGTACACAGAATCATCTGTTCAGGAACATCAGCTTCCACAAGTTATTAATGgcacacagacaaacaaaataaagtgtAGGCGCTGTGAAAAATTTAACTGCACTGTCACTATGATCGCCAGAGGAACTCTCTTTCTTCCAGGTTGGATGCGAAACACAAATCCAGATGAACAAATGTTGACTTACGTTATTTGTAATGAATGTGGAGAACAGTGGTATCACAGCAGATGGATTTGTTTGTAA
- the TCEANC gene encoding transcription elongation factor A N-terminal and central domain-containing protein isoform X1 — MAAARPGAEQEEGGRRHVEARCGGLKISDQKNIVHRAHCIEKLLSENNFQDIEDHLKELEDVDMTIDYLQGTEVAKAVYRVLKSCPSVELKKKAKQLLSRWKALYKNNCGQSMQVKKSVSVYVEEEIEHLGVVPKGQSLSEGPCQQEALDATSSKILVPSQTVKNVVRNDIEGSMNQLSSFEEQHADNEDSKPLVNEASLQQDPMRALRCKCTDLLYKALTGSARDKEETDKWLELSKQIEEHIFALHAKNDKKYKNCIRSKISNLKNPKNCHLKHNLFSGALSPKAFAEMTVMEMASDELKQLRALYTESSVQEHQLPQVINGTQTNKIKCRRCEKFNCTVTMIARGTLFLPGWMRNTNPDEQMLTYVICNECGEQWYHSRWICL; from the exons atggcggcggcgcggcccggcgcggagcaggaagagggagggaggcgCCATGTTGAGGCCCGCTGCGGAG gtTTAAAAATATCTGACCAGAAAAATATTGTACACAGAGCCCATTGTATTGAAAAGCTACTGTCTGAGAACAATTTCCAAGATATTGAGGATCATCTTAAAGAACTTGAAGATGTTGACATGACTATAGACTATCTTCAGGGAACAGAAGTTGCCAAGGCTGTATACAGAGTACTCAAGAGCTGCCCTTCAGTAGagttgaaaaagaaagcaaagcagttaTTATCAAGGTGGAAAGCACTTTACAAGAATAACTGTGGTCAGTCAATGCAAGTTAAAAAGTCAGTTTCTGTGTATGTGGAAGAGGAAATTGAACATCTCGGTGTGGTTCCTAAAGGGCAGTCGCTGTCTGAAGGACCATGTCAGCAGGAGGCATTAGATGCTACTAGTTCTAAAATTTTGGTCCCATCgcaaactgttaaaaatgtgGTACGTAACGACATAGAAGGCAGCATGAATCAGCTTTCTTCATTTGAGGAACAACATGCTGATAATGAAGATTCTAAACCTCTTGTTAATGAAGCAAGTCTGCAGCAGGATCCGATGAGAGCTCTGAGGTGTAAATGTACGGATCTTCTTTATAAAGCTTTGACTGGTTCTGCCAGAGACAAAGAAGAAACTGATAAATGGCTAGAGCTATCTAAACAAATTGAAGAACATATTTTTGCTCTTCATgctaaaaatgacaaaaagtataaaaattgCATCAGAAGCAAAATCTCTAACCTGAAGAACCCTAAAAATTGCCACTTAAAACATAACCTTTTTTCAGGGGCATTGAGTCCAAAGGCTTTTGCTGAGATGACGGTGATGGAAATGGCCAGTGATGAACTGAAACAGCTCAGGGCTCTGTACACAGAATCATCTGTTCAGGAACATCAGCTTCCACAAGTTATTAATGgcacacagacaaacaaaataaagtgtAGGCGCTGTGAAAAATTTAACTGCACTGTCACTATGATCGCCAGAGGAACTCTCTTTCTTCCAGGTTGGATGCGAAACACAAATCCAGATGAACAAATGTTGACTTACGTTATTTGTAATGAATGTGGAGAACAGTGGTATCACAGCAGATGGATTTGTTTGTAA